A single window of Methylobacterium nodulans ORS 2060 DNA harbors:
- a CDS encoding IS110-like element ISMno29 family transposase, with amino-acid sequence MQGKEVSKQETAGKSSVGIDVSKSWLDVHVLPSGQAQRFANTEVGIRQLKRWLGRFALGLVVVEATGKWHRQTRRSLHASGLPVAVVDPFRVRMFAKAQGIWAKTDRLDARVLAQFAAVMAPPQRPPASDALEALQELVAARDSAVAEQTALKNQLAAAASPFLIRQLQDRLARIAADIEALAGEIRRLIAADPGLARRHAILVSIPSIGDTIAATLVASLAELGTCSSRQIGLLAGLAPVADDSGARQGVRVIWGGRPPVRRVLYLAALSAARHNAGLKAFHERLIANGKKPKCAIIAVARKLAVLANSLIAQDRLWTPNQPQQA; translated from the coding sequence ATGCAAGGCAAGGAAGTGTCCAAACAAGAGACCGCGGGCAAGTCTAGCGTGGGGATCGACGTCAGCAAGAGCTGGCTCGACGTCCACGTCCTCCCCTCCGGCCAAGCCCAGCGGTTCGCCAATACCGAGGTCGGCATCCGGCAGCTCAAGCGCTGGCTTGGGCGCTTTGCTCTGGGGCTGGTCGTGGTCGAGGCCACCGGCAAGTGGCACCGCCAGACCCGCCGCAGCCTGCATGCCTCGGGCCTGCCGGTCGCCGTCGTCGATCCGTTTCGGGTGCGCATGTTCGCCAAGGCGCAAGGCATCTGGGCCAAGACCGATCGGCTCGATGCCCGCGTGCTGGCGCAGTTTGCCGCGGTGATGGCCCCCCCGCAGCGCCCGCCGGCCTCGGACGCGCTCGAAGCGCTCCAGGAACTGGTCGCGGCCCGCGACAGCGCCGTGGCCGAACAAACCGCCCTCAAGAACCAGCTGGCCGCGGCCGCAAGCCCGTTCCTGATCCGCCAGCTCCAGGACCGTCTGGCCAGGATCGCCGCGGACATTGAGGCCCTTGCCGGCGAGATCCGCCGGCTCATCGCGGCCGATCCCGGACTGGCCCGGCGGCATGCCATCCTGGTCTCGATCCCCTCGATCGGGGACACGATCGCGGCCACCCTGGTGGCCAGCCTGGCCGAGCTGGGCACCTGCAGCAGCCGGCAGATCGGCCTGCTGGCGGGCCTGGCGCCGGTCGCCGACGATTCCGGCGCGCGCCAGGGCGTGCGGGTCATCTGGGGCGGCCGCCCGCCCGTGCGCCGCGTCCTCTACCTCGCGGCGCTCTCGGCCGCCCGCCACAACGCCGGCCTGAAAGCCTTCCACGAACGCCTGATCGCCAACGGCAAGAAGCCAAAGTGCGCCATCATCGCCGTGGCCCGCAAGCTCGCCGTGCTGGCCAACAGCCTCATCGCTCAGGACCGCCTCTGGACGCCAAATCAGCCCCAACAGGCTTGA
- the lepA gene encoding translation elongation factor 4, translating into MTAKPIDTIRNFSIVAHIDHGKSTLADRLIQLTGALSAREMTEQVLDSMDIERERGITIKAQTVRLDYTAQDGRTYILNLMDTPGHVDFTYEVSRSLAACEGSLLVVDASQGVEAQTLANVYQAIDANHEIVPVLNKIDLPAAEPDRVKQQIEEVIGIDASEAVPISAKTGLNIEAVLEAIVAKLPPPKGDRAAPLKALLVDSWYDVYLGVVVLVRIVDGVLKKGMTIRMMGADAVYGVDRIGVFRPKMQDVAELGPGEVGFLTASIKEVADTRVGDTITEDRRPTDSPLPGFKPVQPVVFCGLFPVDAAEFENLRAAMGKLRLNDASFSYEMETSAALGFGFRCGFLGLLHLEIIQERLEREFNLDLISTAPSVVYRLNMSDGTMRELHNPADMPDVMKIDTIEEPWIRATILTPDDYLGSVLKLCQDRRGTQIDLNYVGKRAMVVYDLPLNEVVFDFYDRLKSISKGYASFDYHISDYREGDLVKMSILVNSEPVDALSMLVHRTRAESRGRAMCEKLKDLIPRHLFQIPVQAAIGGKIIARETIRALSKDVTAKCYGGDISRKRKLLDKQKEGKKRMRQFGKVEIPQEAFIAALKMDS; encoded by the coding sequence ATGACCGCCAAGCCCATCGACACGATCCGCAACTTCTCGATCGTCGCGCATATCGACCATGGCAAGTCGACCCTCGCCGACCGGCTGATCCAGCTCACCGGGGCGCTCTCGGCGCGCGAGATGACCGAGCAGGTGCTCGACTCGATGGACATCGAGCGCGAGCGCGGCATCACCATCAAGGCGCAGACCGTCCGGCTCGACTACACGGCGCAGGACGGGCGGACCTACATCCTCAACCTGATGGACACTCCCGGCCACGTGGACTTCACCTACGAGGTGTCGCGGTCGCTGGCCGCCTGCGAGGGCTCGCTCCTAGTGGTCGATGCGAGCCAGGGCGTCGAGGCGCAGACGCTGGCCAACGTCTACCAGGCCATCGACGCCAACCACGAGATCGTGCCGGTCCTCAACAAGATCGACCTGCCGGCCGCCGAGCCGGATCGCGTCAAGCAGCAGATTGAGGAGGTGATCGGGATCGATGCCTCCGAGGCGGTTCCGATCTCGGCCAAGACCGGGCTCAACATCGAGGCGGTGCTGGAGGCGATCGTCGCCAAGCTGCCGCCGCCCAAGGGCGACCGCGCGGCGCCGCTCAAGGCCCTGCTCGTCGATTCCTGGTACGACGTCTATCTCGGCGTGGTGGTGCTGGTGCGCATCGTCGACGGCGTGCTGAAGAAGGGCATGACCATCCGCATGATGGGGGCGGATGCGGTCTACGGCGTCGACCGGATCGGCGTCTTCCGCCCGAAGATGCAGGACGTGGCCGAGCTCGGCCCCGGCGAGGTCGGCTTCCTCACCGCCTCGATCAAGGAAGTGGCCGATACCCGCGTCGGCGACACGATCACCGAGGACAGGCGCCCGACGGATTCTCCCCTGCCGGGCTTCAAGCCGGTGCAGCCGGTGGTGTTCTGCGGCCTGTTCCCGGTCGACGCGGCGGAGTTCGAGAACCTGCGCGCCGCCATGGGCAAGCTTAGGCTCAACGACGCCTCCTTCTCGTACGAGATGGAGACCTCGGCGGCCCTCGGCTTCGGCTTCCGCTGCGGCTTCCTGGGCCTGCTCCACCTGGAGATCATCCAGGAGCGGCTGGAGCGGGAGTTCAACCTCGACCTGATCTCGACTGCGCCGAGCGTGGTCTATCGCCTCAACATGTCGGACGGCACCATGCGGGAGTTGCACAATCCGGCCGACATGCCCGACGTGATGAAGATCGACACCATCGAGGAGCCCTGGATCCGCGCCACGATCCTCACGCCCGACGATTATCTCGGCAGCGTGCTCAAGCTGTGCCAGGACCGGCGCGGCACGCAGATCGACCTCAACTACGTCGGCAAGCGGGCCATGGTCGTCTACGACCTGCCGCTGAACGAGGTGGTGTTCGATTTCTACGACCGGCTGAAGTCGATCTCGAAGGGCTACGCCTCCTTCGACTACCACATCTCCGATTACCGCGAGGGCGACCTCGTGAAGATGTCGATCCTGGTGAACAGCGAGCCGGTCGACGCGCTCTCGATGCTGGTTCACCGCACCCGCGCGGAGTCCCGCGGCCGGGCGATGTGCGAGAAGCTGAAGGACCTCATCCCCCGCCACCTGTTCCAGATCCCCGTCCAGGCGGCGATCGGCGGCAAGATCATCGCCCGCGAAACCATCCGGGCCCTGTCGAAGGATGTCACCGCCAAGTGCTACGGCGGCGACATCTCGCGCAAGCGCAAGCTCCTCGACAAGCAGAAGGAGGGCAAGAAGCGCATGCGCCAGTTCGGCAAGGTCGAGATTCCGCAGGAAGCCTTCATCGCCGCGCTCAAGATGGACAGCTGA
- a CDS encoding NAD(P)/FAD-dependent oxidoreductase, whose product MMILVVGAGVVGLACGRALALRGHEVIVAEAEGGIGTGVSSRNSEVIHGGMYYPAGSLRARHCVEGRRRLYAYCASHGVPHAKTGKLIVAATEPERAKIAAIHEQGVANGVEGLQLLDGAEARRLEPSLACVAALLSPETGIVDSHALMLALQGDLEAHGGALAFRTPVERLLRDGAGWVARFRGEAPGELPVDAVVNAASFGAQALARATEGYPAERVPRLVLAKGNYFGCLGRPAFTRLIYPAPVEGGLGIHLTLDLAGRMRFGPDVEWVDAPDYEVDPARGALFYAAIRRYWPDLPDGALFPDYAGIRPKLSGPGQPAQDFVVDGPAEHGLPGLVQMFGIESPGLTSSLSLAEDVADRLGA is encoded by the coding sequence ATGATGATCCTGGTTGTCGGCGCGGGCGTGGTTGGGCTGGCCTGCGGGCGGGCGCTGGCGCTGCGCGGCCACGAGGTGATCGTGGCCGAGGCCGAAGGCGGCATCGGCACCGGCGTGTCGTCGCGCAATTCCGAGGTCATCCACGGCGGGATGTATTATCCGGCGGGCTCGCTGCGGGCCCGCCACTGCGTCGAGGGGCGGCGCCGGCTCTATGCCTATTGCGCGAGCCACGGCGTGCCCCACGCCAAGACCGGCAAGCTGATCGTCGCGGCGACCGAGCCGGAGCGCGCCAAGATCGCGGCCATCCACGAGCAGGGCGTCGCGAACGGTGTCGAGGGCCTGCAGCTCCTCGACGGCGCCGAGGCGCGCCGGCTCGAACCGAGCCTCGCCTGCGTGGCGGCCCTGCTCTCGCCCGAGACCGGCATCGTCGACAGCCACGCCCTCATGCTGGCCCTGCAGGGCGACCTCGAAGCCCATGGCGGCGCGCTCGCCTTCCGCACGCCCGTCGAGCGGCTGCTGCGGGACGGAGCCGGATGGGTGGCCCGGTTCCGCGGCGAGGCGCCGGGGGAGCTTCCGGTCGATGCCGTCGTCAATGCGGCGAGCTTCGGCGCGCAGGCGCTGGCGCGGGCGACCGAGGGCTACCCGGCGGAGCGCGTGCCCCGCCTCGTCCTGGCCAAGGGCAATTATTTCGGCTGCCTCGGCCGCCCCGCCTTCACCCGGCTGATCTATCCCGCCCCGGTCGAGGGGGGCCTCGGCATCCATCTCACCCTCGACCTCGCCGGCCGCATGCGCTTCGGGCCCGATGTCGAATGGGTCGATGCGCCCGACTACGAGGTCGACCCGGCCCGCGGCGCGCTGTTCTATGCGGCGATCCGGCGCTACTGGCCCGATCTGCCGGACGGCGCGCTGTTCCCCGATTACGCCGGCATCCGCCCGAAGCTGTCGGGGCCCGGGCAGCCGGCGCAGGATTTCGTCGTCGATGGGCCCGCGGAGCATGGCCTGCCGGGCCTAGTCCAGATGTTCGGGATTGAGAGCCCGGGCCTGACATCGAGCCTGTCGCTGGCCGAGGACGTGGCGGACCGCCTCGGCGCCTGA